Proteins encoded together in one Halothermothrix orenii H 168 window:
- a CDS encoding PHP domain-containing protein, whose translation MSGFKLDMHVHTAETSRCGKVRAEQMVELYKEAGYNGVVITDHYKRGFFDNIESLGWEEQIKRYLTGYSTAFNRGRELGLKVFLGIELTFEESPNDFLVYGITPEFLINNPRLFTLTLKDFKTLVNDNDILVYQAHPFRPGLNPVNPSLIDGIEVYNGNPRHDSYNDLAYQFAINNELKLISGSDFHQIEDVARGGIIIDGEINNERELVNFLKNTPSPELIRSV comes from the coding sequence ATGTCAGGATTCAAACTCGATATGCATGTTCATACAGCAGAGACAAGCAGGTGTGGCAAGGTAAGGGCAGAACAGATGGTTGAATTATATAAGGAAGCCGGGTATAATGGTGTGGTAATTACTGACCATTATAAACGGGGTTTTTTTGATAATATAGAATCACTGGGCTGGGAAGAACAGATAAAAAGGTATCTTACTGGTTATAGTACAGCCTTCAATAGAGGTAGGGAGCTCGGTCTAAAGGTTTTTCTGGGAATAGAATTAACCTTTGAAGAGAGTCCCAATGACTTTCTGGTCTATGGTATAACCCCGGAATTTTTGATAAATAATCCCAGGCTCTTTACATTAACTCTTAAAGACTTTAAAACATTGGTTAATGATAATGATATTCTTGTCTATCAGGCCCATCCCTTCAGACCGGGACTCAATCCGGTCAATCCTTCTTTAATTGATGGAATAGAAGTCTATAATGGTAACCCCAGGCATGATTCCTATAATGATCTGGCCTACCAGTTTGCTATTAATAATGAGCTCAAGTTAATATCAGGATCTGACTTTCATCAGATAGAGGATGTTGCCAGGGGTGGTATTATTATAGATGGAGAGATTAATAATGAGAGGGAGCTGGTGAATTTCTTAAAAAATACCCCCTCTCCAGAGTTAATAAGATCGGTTTAG
- a CDS encoding Ig-like domain-containing protein produces MFDSWGGPDGKDVVENKIVMDSNKSIKAIFISENQPPVAQDDSVETDVGTPVTIKPLTNDSDPEKQSLEIIKVGQPSHGRASIVDGETIKYVPDPAFSGTDTFTYIIADNKNLQTEAIITVTVGSSDNNAPLAEDDNVTTTADQPVVVDVLANDTDVDGDTLTLQSVTAPSNGTAVKNGDGTITYTPDNGYTGSDSFTYTVSDGELTAEATVNVTIGSGNAAPTANDDSITMDEDTTTTIDLLANDTDPEGDPISVYEINDSATMGIVINNNDGTVTFTPYTDYHGNASFAYTIVDSNNNISNSATVTVEILPVNDPPEAYDDNVNAMMNNPLTINVLENDYDAEFETLQVSISTNPVHGSVTVNPDYTITYTPDTDYTGSDQFDYIVSDGNGSDTGTVFIEVVTENAPPVAGDIVETANVYGTIWIDYEYNTSDPDGDSLTLDSFTQPTYGLVYVDEYGDLMYEAPTSPCTDSFTYTVSDPFGETATGTVTVEVSDPYNVKGTLTFPESVSYQEYTVFLDDNLDETDGYVDCFDYFVETATTEAPFRFDNVAPGTYYIYAKSGIYEGVHGQASDGTLPTSPTASVPDTGKVNFNVDMYATKELNVNGTITLPEVATGFYIVFIDTDTDSGNGQEAFIAGEYTNKDQISYSASVTPGTYYVYAMVDLDNNSEYVEAMGYYGVTPPDIPGEPNAVIPESGSVTLDILTDYIMTPASVNAVTK; encoded by the coding sequence TTGTTTGATAGCTGGGGTGGCCCTGATGGAAAGGATGTAGTTGAAAACAAGATTGTCATGGATAGTAATAAATCTATCAAGGCAATTTTTATCAGCGAAAATCAGCCTCCGGTAGCCCAGGATGATTCAGTTGAAACAGATGTTGGCACACCGGTAACCATTAAACCCCTTACAAATGATTCCGACCCTGAAAAACAGTCCCTGGAAATAATTAAAGTGGGACAACCTTCCCATGGTAGGGCCTCAATAGTTGATGGAGAGACAATAAAGTATGTCCCTGATCCTGCTTTTAGCGGAACAGATACCTTTACTTATATAATAGCTGATAATAAAAACCTTCAGACAGAAGCCATAATTACAGTAACTGTTGGTAGCAGTGATAATAATGCCCCCCTTGCAGAAGATGATAATGTAACCACTACTGCAGATCAACCAGTAGTAGTTGATGTCCTGGCTAATGATACTGATGTAGACGGGGATACCCTGACCTTACAGAGTGTTACTGCTCCATCAAATGGAACAGCTGTAAAAAATGGTGATGGAACTATAACCTACACTCCTGACAATGGTTATACAGGTTCTGACAGCTTTACTTATACTGTAAGTGATGGTGAGTTAACAGCTGAGGCTACTGTAAATGTTACCATTGGTAGTGGTAATGCTGCTCCTACAGCTAACGATGACTCTATTACTATGGACGAAGACACTACAACCACAATTGACCTTCTGGCCAATGATACTGACCCGGAAGGGGACCCCATAAGTGTTTATGAAATTAATGATTCAGCTACTATGGGGATTGTCATTAATAATAATGATGGGACGGTCACCTTTACCCCATATACTGACTACCATGGAAATGCATCCTTTGCTTACACCATTGTTGATAGTAACAATAATATTTCAAATTCAGCGACAGTTACTGTTGAAATATTACCTGTAAATGACCCACCTGAGGCTTATGATGATAATGTCAATGCCATGATGAATAACCCTCTTACGATAAATGTCCTTGAAAATGACTATGATGCTGAATTTGAAACCTTACAGGTTAGTATAAGCACAAACCCAGTCCATGGTAGTGTAACAGTTAACCCTGATTATACGATAACCTATACTCCTGATACTGATTATACCGGTTCAGATCAGTTTGATTATATAGTTAGTGATGGTAATGGATCAGATACAGGTACGGTATTTATCGAAGTAGTTACCGAAAATGCCCCTCCAGTAGCTGGGGACATTGTGGAAACTGCTAATGTTTATGGTACAATATGGATTGACTATGAGTATAATACGAGTGATCCTGACGGTGATTCACTGACCCTGGATAGCTTTACCCAGCCCACTTATGGTTTAGTTTATGTAGATGAGTATGGGGATTTAATGTATGAAGCCCCCACCAGTCCGTGTACAGATTCCTTCACTTATACGGTAAGTGATCCCTTTGGGGAAACGGCTACAGGTACGGTTACAGTAGAAGTAAGTGACCCCTATAATGTTAAAGGGACTTTAACCTTCCCGGAATCTGTATCTTACCAGGAGTATACTGTCTTCCTGGATGACAACCTGGATGAAACCGATGGGTATGTTGATTGTTTTGACTATTTTGTGGAGACAGCAACTACTGAGGCACCTTTCCGTTTTGACAATGTTGCCCCGGGAACCTATTATATTTATGCAAAATCAGGTATTTATGAAGGAGTGCATGGCCAGGCCTCTGACGGAACCTTACCGACATCCCCTACGGCAAGTGTTCCTGATACCGGCAAAGTTAACTTTAATGTTGATATGTATGCCACAAAGGAGCTTAACGTTAATGGAACTATAACATTACCGGAAGTGGCAACAGGGTTTTATATTGTGTTTATTGATACTGATACTGATAGCGGGAATGGACAGGAGGCATTTATAGCCGGGGAGTATACTAATAAAGACCAGATCAGTTATTCTGCTTCTGTTACTCCAGGGACCTATTATGTCTATGCCATGGTAGACCTGGATAATAACTCTGAGTATGTAGAGGCAATGGGTTATTATGGAGTAACTCCCCCCGATATACCAGGTGAACCCAATGCAGTTATACCAGAATCAGGGTCAGTAACCCTGGACATCCTGACTGATTATATTATGACTCCTGCCAGTGTTAATGCTGTCACTAAATAA
- a CDS encoding aminotransferase class V-fold PLP-dependent enzyme, translated as MNTYKKWRGQVVGVNKKVPLSNNRLSTYVNFDNAATTPPFKSVIERITEFAGWYSSIHRGKGYKSRLCSTIYEEARGDILNFVKADPDYYTPIYVKNTTEAINKLAYTLGQDTDNRNIIITTSMEHHSNDLPWRKYFKVEYIKLNEKGQLSLDDLESKLIKHRGKVRLVTVGGASNVTGYLNPIYQIAGLAHKYGTEVMIDGAQLIPHHPVEMSPKKAGERLDYLAFSGHKMYAPFGTGVLIAPQKTFASNTPDQVGGGTVDIVTPDFVRWHTPPHKEEAGSPNLMGIVALTEAIKILNEFGMESILNHEKRLTDYTLKRLNKIPDVILYGNKFNSKDRLGIIPFNIDGLSHESIATILAGEGGIAVRNGCFCAQPYVQQLLNISEQEIRARINNPDLPHPGLIRISFGLYNTFQEIDRLIDMVKVIVSNKEYYYRKTKINF; from the coding sequence ATGAACACTTATAAAAAATGGAGAGGGCAGGTTGTTGGTGTTAACAAAAAGGTCCCCCTCAGTAATAACAGGCTTTCCACCTATGTTAATTTTGATAACGCGGCCACAACCCCACCATTTAAATCGGTAATAGAGCGGATTACTGAATTTGCAGGCTGGTATTCCTCCATTCACCGGGGAAAAGGCTATAAATCAAGATTATGTTCTACAATTTATGAAGAGGCCCGCGGGGATATTCTTAATTTCGTTAAGGCTGATCCCGATTATTATACCCCTATCTATGTTAAAAACACCACCGAAGCAATTAATAAACTGGCCTATACCCTGGGTCAGGATACTGATAATAGAAATATTATAATTACAACCTCAATGGAACACCATTCCAACGATTTACCCTGGAGAAAATACTTTAAGGTAGAATACATAAAGCTGAACGAAAAGGGGCAACTATCTCTTGATGACCTTGAATCAAAACTAATAAAACACCGGGGCAAGGTAAGACTGGTTACCGTTGGTGGGGCCTCTAATGTAACCGGTTATCTCAACCCGATTTATCAAATTGCCGGCCTTGCCCATAAGTACGGGACTGAAGTAATGATCGATGGAGCCCAGTTGATTCCCCACCACCCTGTCGAAATGAGTCCAAAAAAAGCGGGAGAAAGACTAGATTACCTTGCCTTTTCAGGACATAAAATGTATGCCCCTTTTGGAACGGGAGTCCTTATAGCCCCTCAAAAAACCTTTGCATCAAATACTCCAGACCAGGTCGGTGGGGGAACAGTTGATATAGTAACCCCTGATTTTGTGAGGTGGCATACCCCCCCACATAAAGAAGAAGCTGGCTCTCCCAATTTAATGGGGATAGTAGCCCTGACTGAAGCCATTAAAATTTTAAATGAATTCGGAATGGAGTCGATTTTGAATCACGAAAAACGGCTGACTGATTATACCCTGAAAAGATTAAATAAAATACCTGATGTCATCCTTTATGGAAATAAATTTAATAGTAAGGATAGATTAGGAATTATCCCTTTTAATATTGACGGGTTATCCCATGAATCAATAGCCACTATACTGGCCGGTGAAGGTGGTATCGCCGTAAGAAATGGCTGCTTTTGTGCCCAGCCCTATGTCCAGCAGCTCCTCAATATATCTGAACAGGAAATACGGGCCAGAATAAACAATCCTGACCTACCCCATCCCGGTCTGATAAGAATTAGTTTTGGACTATACAATACATTTCAGGAGATTGATAGGTTAATAGATATGGTTAAAGTAATAGTCTCAAATAAAGAGTATTATTACAGAAAAACAAAAATTAATTTTTAA
- a CDS encoding DsrE/DsrF/DrsH-like family protein has product MTKKLNILMFSCEYDKALAAFILADSARAIDMEVSMFFAFWGLFLLRTPDKLDYKDKTNLEKMFGAVTPKGPDELPLSRMNFSGFGKFMLKKMMKDDDAPTLKGLLEEAHKKGVNFYCCKLSSEVMGIKKDELPYKTKIMTAEDYLNDALNSDIQLFI; this is encoded by the coding sequence GTGACAAAGAAATTAAACATCCTCATGTTCAGCTGTGAATATGATAAGGCCCTGGCTGCCTTTATTCTTGCCGATTCTGCCAGGGCTATAGATATGGAAGTATCTATGTTTTTTGCCTTCTGGGGCCTCTTTTTATTAAGAACACCCGATAAACTGGACTATAAAGACAAAACAAACTTAGAAAAAATGTTTGGGGCAGTAACCCCGAAGGGACCAGATGAATTACCTTTATCCCGGATGAACTTTAGTGGTTTTGGTAAATTTATGCTGAAAAAAATGATGAAAGATGACGACGCTCCAACCCTTAAAGGTCTTCTTGAAGAAGCACATAAAAAAGGGGTCAATTTTTACTGCTGTAAGCTTTCCAGTGAAGTTATGGGGATAAAAAAAGACGAGTTGCCATACAAAACCAAAATAATGACAGCAGAGGATTATTTGAATGATGCTCTCAATTCAGATATTCAACTTTTTATATGA
- a CDS encoding nucleotide kinase, whose amino-acid sequence MPNNIFLSGDDGSGKSTIIKNVIQELGLNSGGFIIKEIVEEERDWTECFLIDARVLCGNNQVPELDPENIVARRQGDETWHIRSSVYDKKGVELLARGFVSSDILVIDRLGEFELKANVFINKIEGLLDTPKPVLGAVNVKNNPFINNLMERRDCEFFVVSKESRERVYNEVLERVKDIL is encoded by the coding sequence ATGCCTAACAATATTTTTTTAAGTGGTGATGACGGGAGTGGTAAATCAACCATTATCAAAAATGTAATTCAGGAACTCGGTTTAAATTCCGGGGGGTTTATTATCAAGGAAATAGTAGAAGAAGAGAGAGACTGGACAGAATGTTTTCTGATTGACGCCAGGGTTTTGTGTGGAAATAACCAGGTTCCGGAGCTTGATCCTGAGAATATTGTTGCCAGACGGCAGGGAGATGAGACCTGGCACATAAGGAGCAGTGTTTATGATAAAAAGGGGGTAGAACTCCTGGCCAGGGGTTTTGTATCCAGTGACATTCTCGTTATAGATAGACTGGGAGAATTTGAACTTAAAGCAAATGTCTTTATAAATAAAATAGAAGGCTTACTCGATACCCCTAAACCCGTCCTGGGAGCTGTCAACGTTAAAAATAATCCCTTTATAAATAATTTAATGGAAAGAAGGGATTGTGAGTTTTTTGTAGTAAGTAAAGAGTCACGGGAAAGGGTCTATAATGAGGTTCTGGAAAGGGTAAAAGATATACTGTAA
- a CDS encoding threonine aldolase family protein encodes MKLKVDLFSDTGTRPSKEMREFMAKAEVGDEQLGEDPSVNRLNEMVAELLGKEDAIYLPSGLMANQISFAVHCRPGDEIIMDKTAHPIHFEGGAVSVISGASINPLDGENGIFTTEQVIKAIRTSDYHHPRTRLISIEQTSNLGGGTIWPLDVIEDICQLAREHNLKTHMDGARLLNAVAATGIPASKYAEHFDSIWIDLSKGLGAPVGSVLASSRDFIEEARYWKQRLGGAMRQAGIIAAGGIYALKHNLERLQEDNDNARYLAEEMARLKNIEIDPETVETNIVIFKVKGLTAEQFSKELIKRGVRVSIIAKDTLRAVTHLDVNRQDIDYALTVIKEVTGS; translated from the coding sequence TTGAAGCTTAAAGTCGATTTATTCAGTGATACTGGAACCAGACCTTCTAAGGAAATGAGAGAATTTATGGCTAAAGCCGAGGTTGGCGATGAGCAACTGGGGGAAGATCCATCTGTTAATCGCCTGAATGAAATGGTAGCAGAATTACTGGGAAAAGAAGACGCTATCTATTTACCATCGGGATTAATGGCCAATCAGATTTCCTTTGCCGTACACTGCCGGCCGGGTGATGAAATTATCATGGATAAAACAGCCCACCCCATTCATTTTGAGGGGGGAGCGGTCAGTGTTATCAGTGGTGCATCAATTAACCCTTTAGATGGTGAGAATGGTATATTTACCACTGAACAGGTTATAAAGGCCATCAGGACATCTGATTACCACCACCCCAGGACACGGCTTATTTCCATTGAGCAGACTTCAAATCTGGGAGGAGGTACCATCTGGCCCCTGGATGTAATTGAAGATATTTGCCAGCTGGCCCGGGAGCATAATCTAAAGACCCATATGGATGGAGCTCGTCTTTTAAATGCTGTTGCCGCTACCGGTATTCCAGCTTCGAAGTATGCTGAACACTTTGATTCTATCTGGATTGATCTCAGTAAAGGGTTAGGGGCTCCGGTTGGTTCAGTACTGGCCAGTTCCAGGGATTTTATAGAAGAGGCAAGATACTGGAAACAGAGGCTGGGAGGGGCTATGCGTCAGGCGGGGATAATTGCTGCCGGAGGTATTTATGCCCTGAAGCATAACCTTGAGCGTTTACAGGAAGATAATGATAATGCCAGGTATCTGGCCGAAGAGATGGCCCGGCTTAAAAATATAGAGATTGATCCGGAGACAGTTGAGACCAATATCGTTATCTTTAAGGTTAAGGGCCTGACAGCAGAACAATTTTCTAAAGAATTGATTAAGAGAGGGGTCAGGGTCAGTATAATCGCTAAAGATACCCTCCGGGCGGTTACTCACCTGGATGTTAATCGTCAGGATATTGATTATGCTTTAACGGTAATTAAAGAAGTGACCGGTAGTTAA
- a CDS encoding PfkB family carbohydrate kinase, with amino-acid sequence MPEVITMGEALIDFVPRQVNCALHEVSDFHRAAGGAPANVAVGVARLGVSAGFMGKVGDDAFGYFLKKTLEDNKVNTSQMVLTEEAMTTLAFVSLRGDGERDFAFYRKPGADMLYRVEEVDFDYLEGSHIFHFGSISLITDPSKTTTLKLIKQARSKGVTVSFDPNIRPPLWGSLEEAVKQINQVIPEADILKINEEELKVLTGLNDLKEESILKACQEFYQKGPELIIVTLGGEGCFYYSSAGYGMVEGFKTKAIDTTGAGDSFVAAVLSSLVKADLTNLQGLSTKKLEEILTFANKVASIVVTRNGGIPSLPFIDEVEGGS; translated from the coding sequence GTGCCAGAAGTTATAACCATGGGAGAAGCTTTAATTGACTTTGTACCCCGCCAGGTAAATTGTGCCCTCCATGAGGTAAGTGATTTTCACCGGGCGGCCGGTGGGGCGCCAGCTAATGTAGCGGTCGGGGTGGCCCGCCTGGGGGTGTCTGCCGGTTTTATGGGAAAGGTTGGTGATGATGCTTTTGGTTATTTTTTAAAAAAGACTCTTGAGGATAATAAGGTCAATACCTCCCAGATGGTTTTGACTGAAGAAGCCATGACAACCCTGGCTTTTGTCTCCTTGAGGGGTGATGGGGAACGGGATTTTGCTTTTTACAGGAAACCCGGGGCTGACATGCTTTACCGGGTTGAAGAGGTAGATTTTGACTATCTGGAGGGGAGTCATATATTCCATTTTGGTTCTATTTCATTGATTACTGATCCGTCAAAAACGACTACCCTTAAACTTATAAAACAGGCCCGTAGTAAAGGGGTTACTGTTTCCTTTGACCCTAATATTAGACCTCCTCTCTGGGGTTCTCTTGAGGAAGCGGTAAAACAAATTAATCAGGTTATACCAGAGGCAGATATTCTAAAAATAAATGAAGAGGAGTTAAAGGTACTGACAGGGTTGAATGATTTAAAAGAGGAAAGTATACTTAAGGCCTGTCAGGAGTTTTATCAAAAGGGGCCTGAGCTAATAATTGTAACCCTGGGGGGAGAAGGCTGTTTTTATTATTCATCAGCTGGTTATGGAATGGTAGAAGGATTTAAGACAAAAGCTATAGATACTACCGGAGCCGGGGACAGTTTTGTGGCTGCAGTATTAAGCAGTCTGGTGAAAGCTGATCTTACTAACCTACAAGGCTTAAGTACAAAAAAACTTGAAGAAATATTAACCTTTGCCAATAAAGTTGCCTCTATTGTTGTTACCAGGAATGGAGGAATTCCATCCCTTCCCTTTATTGATGAAGTTGAAGGAGGTAGTTAA
- a CDS encoding ABC transporter substrate-binding protein — translation MEKVSRKVVLAGMVFFLLLFAAGCEKESEVLKVGIVQIVEHPALDAARKGFIDALADNGYKEGENIEYDYQNAQGDMSLARTIAGKFKREKPDLILAIATPTAQAVANTIKDIPIFITAVTDPVAAGLVKSMEKPGTNVTGTTDMTPVEKQINLLLKFKPDTTKIGVVYNAGEVNSVVQVDLARKVCKELDIELVEATASNSSSVYQAAQSLINRVDAIYVPTDNTVVSAIESVVKVAEENDIPLIVGEEDSVKRGGLATVGINYYELGYQTGEMALEVIKNDAKPEEMAIQKQDKVRLVINEKAAEEMGVTISSELKNEAAKIY, via the coding sequence ATGGAGAAGGTGAGTAGGAAAGTAGTTCTGGCAGGAATGGTCTTTTTTTTATTGTTGTTTGCAGCAGGTTGTGAGAAGGAATCAGAGGTACTAAAAGTAGGTATTGTTCAGATTGTTGAACACCCGGCTCTGGATGCAGCCCGTAAGGGCTTTATCGATGCCCTGGCTGATAATGGGTATAAGGAAGGAGAAAATATTGAATACGATTATCAGAATGCCCAGGGCGATATGTCTCTGGCCAGGACGATTGCCGGAAAGTTTAAGCGGGAAAAACCTGATTTGATCCTGGCAATTGCTACTCCAACAGCCCAGGCTGTTGCCAATACGATAAAGGATATACCGATATTTATTACGGCAGTAACCGACCCCGTAGCAGCTGGCCTGGTTAAGTCTATGGAGAAACCGGGAACCAATGTGACCGGGACTACTGATATGACACCGGTAGAAAAACAGATTAATCTCCTCTTGAAGTTTAAACCTGATACCACTAAAATCGGAGTGGTTTATAATGCCGGTGAGGTTAATTCAGTTGTCCAGGTGGATTTAGCCCGTAAAGTCTGCAAGGAGCTTGATATAGAACTGGTAGAGGCAACTGCCAGTAATAGTAGTAGTGTATATCAGGCGGCCCAGTCTCTAATAAACAGAGTAGATGCCATTTATGTTCCAACCGATAATACAGTGGTTTCTGCCATTGAATCGGTGGTTAAAGTTGCCGAAGAGAATGATATTCCACTTATTGTCGGGGAAGAGGACTCGGTCAAAAGGGGAGGTCTGGCTACTGTAGGTATTAACTATTACGAGCTTGGATATCAAACAGGGGAGATGGCCCTGGAGGTTATTAAGAATGATGCTAAACCGGAAGAGATGGCAATACAGAAACAGGATAAGGTCAGGCTGGTAATAAATGAAAAGGCGGCTGAAGAAATGGGAGTTACCATTTCTTCTGAGCTTAAGAATGAGGCGGCAAAAATCTATTAA
- a CDS encoding ABC transporter ATP-binding protein — protein sequence MLELTNIHKVFNIGKVNQNYALKGVNLKLEKGDFVTIIGSNGAGKSTLLNIVAGTYLPDRGQVRIGGQDVTNLTVYERASLIGRVFQDPLKGTASEMTIEENLALADKRGRKRGLKLGLNREKRSQYREALSWLGLGLEDRLNDEVKLLSGGQRQALTLLMATTGNPEILLLDEHTAALDPKTAVKIIEITRKIVDRNNLTVLMVTHDLKQALEMGNRTIMMDRGEIILDLKDKERENTTVEGLLKKFNEKSGHDFTDDRVLLSR from the coding sequence ATGCTGGAATTAACTAATATCCATAAAGTATTTAATATTGGGAAGGTAAACCAGAACTATGCCCTTAAGGGAGTTAATTTAAAACTGGAAAAGGGAGACTTTGTAACCATAATCGGGAGTAACGGTGCCGGTAAATCTACTCTTTTAAATATTGTGGCCGGAACTTACTTACCTGATCGGGGTCAAGTAAGGATAGGTGGTCAGGATGTTACCAATTTAACTGTTTATGAAAGGGCGTCTTTAATAGGCCGGGTTTTTCAGGATCCTTTAAAGGGAACAGCCTCTGAAATGACTATTGAAGAGAACCTGGCCCTGGCTGACAAAAGGGGTAGAAAGCGTGGATTAAAACTGGGGCTAAACCGGGAGAAAAGGTCCCAATATCGTGAGGCCTTAAGCTGGCTGGGTCTGGGCCTGGAGGATAGATTAAACGACGAAGTAAAATTACTGTCAGGAGGACAAAGGCAGGCCCTGACTTTATTGATGGCAACCACCGGTAATCCTGAAATCCTCTTGCTGGATGAACATACCGCTGCCCTTGATCCCAAGACTGCTGTAAAAATTATAGAGATAACCAGGAAAATTGTGGACAGGAATAACCTCACAGTATTGATGGTAACCCATGATTTAAAACAGGCTCTGGAGATGGGAAACAGGACCATAATGATGGACAGGGGAGAAATAATCCTCGATTTGAAAGATAAGGAGCGGGAGAATACAACTGTTGAGGGGCTTCTTAAAAAGTTTAACGAAAAAAGTGGCCACGATTTTACAGATGACCGGGTTTTATTAAGTAGATAG
- a CDS encoding ABC transporter permease subunit, protein MGVFLTFRVLDFPDLTVEGSFPLGGAVLAILVVSGLNPFLATFLAFVAGALAGVITGILNTKLKIAGLLAGILTMTSLYSINLRVMGRSNIPLLRTKTIISVLEGWGIDSSYVSLVAFIIIVLLIKLLVDYFLFTEIGMSLRATGDNPVMVESLGVNTDVIKILGLSLANGLVALSGALVAQYQGFTDIGMGMGMIIVGLASVIIGEVVIRSRKIPLATLGVITGSIIYRLSISIALQLGFAPTDLKIVTALLVILALGAPSLRKIMIQDEFAEHLLEGGDQHAGIN, encoded by the coding sequence ATGGGGGTTTTTTTAACCTTCCGGGTACTGGACTTCCCCGATCTTACTGTTGAGGGAAGTTTTCCCCTGGGAGGTGCTGTTCTTGCTATTCTGGTTGTTTCTGGCTTAAATCCCTTTTTAGCTACTTTTCTGGCCTTTGTAGCTGGGGCCCTGGCCGGGGTTATAACCGGTATTCTTAATACCAAACTGAAAATAGCAGGCCTTCTGGCCGGTATACTGACAATGACATCATTATACTCTATTAATTTAAGGGTTATGGGAAGATCCAATATTCCCCTCCTGAGAACAAAAACCATCATTTCTGTTCTGGAGGGGTGGGGGATAGATTCATCTTATGTATCACTTGTGGCCTTTATAATAATAGTTTTACTGATTAAATTATTGGTTGACTATTTCCTTTTTACAGAAATAGGGATGTCCCTGAGGGCGACAGGAGATAACCCAGTAATGGTGGAAAGCCTCGGGGTCAATACTGATGTTATAAAAATATTAGGGTTAAGCCTGGCCAATGGGCTGGTTGCCCTGTCAGGGGCCCTGGTAGCCCAGTATCAGGGGTTTACCGATATTGGAATGGGTATGGGTATGATTATAGTTGGTCTGGCTTCAGTCATTATCGGTGAGGTGGTTATCAGGTCCCGTAAAATACCTCTGGCAACTCTTGGCGTTATTACCGGGTCTATCATCTACCGTCTCTCTATTTCAATTGCCTTACAGCTGGGGTTTGCTCCGACTGATCTTAAAATTGTAACGGCTCTGCTGGTTATTCTGGCTTTAGGGGCCCCTTCCTTAAGAAAGATTATGATTCAGGATGAATTCGCTGAACACCTGCTGGAAGGGGGCGATCAGCATGCTGGAATTAACTAA
- a CDS encoding YkgJ family cysteine cluster protein: MLKLINMVINQKRLEELARQKEDENREFRIFIRGCNPWKVDNLVRELNNKYFSSFDCRNCGNCCRNLSPRFTRYDIKRIAEQLGISINDFKNKYVSREQQTGFALKGESCPFLDGNTCTIYSVRPDSCRSYPHLTKKMFNHRFLEMIDNTYICPIVYNVIEDLKAELW; encoded by the coding sequence GTGTTAAAACTTATTAACATGGTTATTAATCAGAAAAGGCTTGAGGAACTGGCCCGGCAAAAAGAGGATGAAAACCGGGAATTCAGGATTTTTATCAGGGGTTGTAATCCCTGGAAAGTGGACAACCTGGTCCGGGAGTTGAATAATAAGTATTTTTCTTCTTTTGATTGCCGGAATTGTGGTAATTGTTGTAGGAATTTAAGTCCCAGATTTACCAGGTATGATATAAAAAGAATTGCTGAGCAACTGGGGATAAGTATTAATGATTTTAAGAATAAATATGTATCTAGAGAGCAGCAAACCGGTTTTGCTTTAAAGGGTGAGAGCTGTCCCTTTTTAGATGGTAATACCTGTACAATTTATTCTGTAAGACCCGATTCCTGCCGGTCATATCCACATTTAACAAAAAAAATGTTTAACCACAGGTTTCTGGAAATGATTGATAACACCTATATTTGTCCCATTGTATATAATGTAATAGAGGATTTGAAGGCTGAATTGTGGTAA